A stretch of Synechococcus sp. WH 8020 DNA encodes these proteins:
- a CDS encoding RecQ family ATP-dependent DNA helicase codes for MDSLLEALHRHYGWDSFRSGQRPVIEALLSGRDCLAVLPTGGGKSLCFQLPALVRQGLVVVISPLVALMDDQVLQLQRRGIAAACLHRGIQPEQRRLIQTQLSAGNLRLLYLAPERLQGEAARDMLSVHARQGKLVALAVDEAHCISAWGHDFRPDYRRLGQLRALCPGVPLVALSATAAPRVRADILRLLGLCKPLIQVSSAQRTNLRYTMRRRPSDPLPDVLEALQQSRGASLIYARTRRSVELWAERLQAQGIPAITYHAGLEAERRDEALRHFLGADAPVLVATVAFGMGVDRPDVGLVLHLDLPATPEGYLQESGRAGRDGRPAHCLVLFSPGDRTSLGWAMQSTLRRSSEGKASSDDVWRVEFSQQQLRRMEAVAEGEICREQALLLSVGELTTPCGRCDRCLADVRLKDWSDRAQDLLEVIDAGQGADFRSLTERLRELDGSEERWGWLARRLVQEELIRESNDGAQRLSLRDSGRQFLHEPWPLHYAA; via the coding sequence TTGGATTCACTCCTTGAGGCTCTCCACAGGCATTACGGCTGGGACTCCTTTCGTTCAGGACAACGTCCAGTTATCGAAGCGCTGCTGAGCGGTCGCGACTGTTTAGCAGTGCTCCCAACTGGAGGTGGAAAATCACTTTGTTTTCAGCTTCCTGCCTTGGTGCGGCAGGGGTTGGTGGTGGTGATTTCTCCGCTCGTTGCCCTGATGGATGATCAGGTTTTGCAACTGCAGCGGCGAGGCATTGCTGCTGCCTGTCTGCATCGCGGGATTCAACCTGAACAACGACGTTTGATTCAGACGCAGTTATCGGCTGGTAACTTGCGGCTTCTCTATCTCGCCCCAGAGCGCCTTCAAGGTGAGGCGGCAAGAGACATGCTCTCTGTGCATGCGAGGCAAGGGAAGTTGGTGGCTTTGGCCGTGGATGAGGCCCATTGCATCAGCGCTTGGGGCCATGATTTTCGGCCCGACTACAGGCGCCTTGGTCAGCTTCGCGCCCTGTGCCCTGGTGTTCCGCTCGTTGCATTGAGTGCAACCGCAGCCCCAAGGGTGCGGGCTGACATTCTCCGGTTGCTTGGGTTATGCAAACCGCTGATTCAAGTGTCGTCGGCGCAACGCACCAACCTTCGCTACACCATGCGGCGCCGTCCGAGCGATCCGCTCCCTGATGTCTTGGAGGCCCTGCAGCAGTCACGGGGTGCCAGTTTGATCTATGCCAGAACCCGTCGTTCGGTGGAGCTCTGGGCCGAACGGCTACAAGCCCAGGGCATTCCTGCGATCACTTATCACGCCGGGCTGGAGGCGGAGCGCCGTGATGAGGCTTTAAGGCATTTCCTAGGGGCTGATGCGCCTGTTTTGGTGGCCACCGTGGCGTTTGGGATGGGTGTTGACCGCCCGGACGTGGGGTTGGTGTTGCACTTGGATTTGCCTGCGACACCAGAGGGTTACCTCCAGGAGTCAGGTCGCGCTGGACGTGATGGAAGACCGGCTCATTGTCTTGTGCTCTTTTCCCCTGGAGACCGAACCAGCTTGGGCTGGGCGATGCAGTCCACGTTGCGCCGTTCTTCTGAAGGCAAGGCGTCTTCCGACGATGTTTGGCGCGTGGAGTTTTCTCAGCAGCAATTGAGGCGGATGGAGGCCGTCGCTGAGGGAGAGATTTGCCGAGAGCAGGCTCTGCTGCTCTCAGTGGGCGAGCTCACGACTCCTTGCGGCCGCTGTGATCGTTGCCTGGCTGATGTGAGGCTCAAGGATTGGTCAGATCGCGCCCAAGACTTGTTGGAGGTGATCGATGCCGGGCAGGGAGCAGACTTCCGCAGCCTGACTGAGCGATTGCGGGAGCTTGATGGCAGCGAAGAGCGTTGGGGTTGGCTTGCGCGCAGGCTCGTACAAGAGGAGCTCATTCGCGAGAGCAACGACGGTGCCCAACGCTTGTCGTTAAGGGATAGCGGCCGACAATTCCTGCATGAACCTTGGCCCCTGCATTACGCAGCTTGA
- a CDS encoding LysM peptidoglycan-binding domain-containing protein: MRSIVAAALTLSALMPLQAGAASITVKPGDTISGLAERYGVSVGSLMRANGIRNSNHVEVGQTLRLPSGARGVVSAGQGRHTVKGGDTLGGIAARYRVSERDLIAINSLQSADHVEVGQTLKLPTSAVLPKPKPVAKAKPTPIQANPNATSHTVARGQTLTQIARAYEVPVASLIDLNTINDPNKVTIGTKLMLRDTRRPEITESVSTAVPTSTTPATKPVLTATASAPSKTVQAKPIQPKTATTKTTPKKATPSKTTTTPSVEAKPASWRTYGPLQVDWSNWQSMGGSMVAPTLNSAGKPLYVAVNCSARKINVTSSDGAWKSWIAPQTNFEKDLVKDRCNKTV; the protein is encoded by the coding sequence ATGCGAAGCATTGTTGCCGCCGCCCTAACCCTGTCGGCATTGATGCCCCTCCAAGCGGGCGCGGCATCAATCACTGTCAAACCAGGAGACACCATCTCAGGTCTTGCTGAACGCTATGGCGTATCGGTTGGAAGCTTGATGAGAGCGAATGGAATTCGCAATTCAAACCATGTGGAAGTTGGGCAAACGTTGCGTTTGCCCAGCGGTGCCAGGGGCGTTGTCAGCGCTGGCCAAGGCCGTCACACCGTGAAAGGCGGAGACACCCTCGGTGGCATTGCGGCTCGATATCGCGTCAGTGAAAGAGATCTGATCGCCATCAACAGCCTTCAAAGCGCTGATCATGTTGAGGTAGGACAAACGCTGAAGCTGCCCACATCGGCCGTGCTTCCCAAGCCCAAGCCCGTGGCAAAAGCCAAGCCGACGCCGATTCAAGCCAATCCAAACGCCACATCCCACACCGTGGCCCGAGGCCAAACCCTCACCCAGATCGCGCGCGCCTATGAGGTTCCGGTTGCTTCTCTGATTGATCTCAACACCATCAATGACCCCAACAAGGTGACGATTGGAACCAAGTTGATGCTTCGGGATACCCGTCGCCCCGAAATCACAGAATCGGTCAGCACAGCAGTGCCAACCAGCACCACGCCAGCAACAAAACCAGTTCTCACGGCAACAGCCAGCGCACCATCCAAGACGGTTCAAGCCAAACCCATTCAGCCCAAAACGGCGACAACGAAGACGACGCCCAAAAAAGCGACTCCGAGCAAGACCACTACCACCCCATCAGTGGAGGCCAAACCAGCGTCATGGCGAACCTACGGCCCGCTTCAAGTGGACTGGAGCAACTGGCAATCCATGGGCGGCAGCATGGTGGCGCCAACCTTGAACAGCGCAGGCAAGCCCCTTTACGTGGCCGTGAACTGTTCCGCTCGCAAAATCAATGTCACCAGTTCTGATGGTGCATGGAAGAGCTGGATTGCTCCGCAAACCAATTTCGAGAAGGACTTGGTGAAGGATCGCTGTAACAAAACCGTTTAA
- a CDS encoding aldehyde dehydrogenase family protein, with amino-acid sequence MVSSSNNEAFQAADLKTLRSPVVSGQTRPEAWRRKQLKRLSDLLHRHEADILHALRVDLAKPALEGMFEIVALLQELKVTRRRLKAWMRARRIAVPIAQRPGRAQLIREPLGCVLVIGPWNYPFMLTLQPLISALAAGNTVVLKPSEHAPASAALITRLITEAFPSDVVRVVNGDGSSAAALVDLGFDHIFFTGGGGIGAKVLAGAARHLTPVTLELGGKNPAVVLESADLTVTARRLIWGKGVNAGQTCLAPDHLLVQTSIREHLVNALKEERRNLYGEDPLACADLGCLIHDRHFQYLEGLITTARDEGRILFGGECDRQRRKIAPTLIEVHSDQDPLMTAEIFGPLLPILTVESLDGAITRIQQQDKPLAIYLFGGDHNDQNEVLQRTSSGGVCFNDLLLQKGVPELPFGGVGPSGMGSYQAEAGFRTFSHERSVLSRPWFLDLRLRYPPYTLNPALFRRFVS; translated from the coding sequence ATGGTCAGCTCCAGCAATAACGAGGCCTTTCAAGCTGCTGATTTAAAGACCCTGCGCTCTCCAGTCGTCTCGGGGCAGACCCGACCAGAAGCTTGGCGACGAAAGCAATTAAAACGGTTAAGCGACCTGCTTCATCGACATGAAGCAGACATCCTTCACGCCCTGCGTGTCGACCTGGCAAAGCCAGCGCTCGAGGGCATGTTTGAAATCGTGGCGTTGCTTCAAGAATTAAAAGTCACGCGGCGGCGCCTTAAGGCTTGGATGCGAGCTCGCCGCATCGCCGTGCCGATCGCACAACGGCCAGGGCGCGCCCAACTCATCCGAGAACCCCTGGGCTGTGTGCTCGTGATCGGCCCCTGGAACTACCCCTTCATGCTCACGCTCCAGCCCCTGATCAGTGCCCTTGCGGCGGGAAACACCGTTGTTTTGAAACCTTCAGAACATGCTCCTGCCTCCGCAGCCCTGATCACGCGCCTCATCACGGAGGCATTTCCCAGTGATGTCGTGAGGGTGGTGAATGGAGATGGATCCAGCGCAGCCGCTCTCGTAGACCTTGGGTTTGACCACATTTTCTTTACCGGTGGCGGAGGGATAGGAGCCAAGGTGCTGGCCGGCGCCGCCCGTCATCTCACCCCCGTCACGCTGGAGCTTGGGGGTAAAAATCCTGCTGTTGTGCTCGAGAGTGCAGACCTGACCGTCACAGCACGCCGCTTGATTTGGGGCAAAGGGGTGAATGCTGGACAAACCTGCCTCGCCCCTGATCACCTCCTGGTTCAGACCAGCATCAGGGAACACCTTGTGAATGCCTTGAAAGAGGAGCGCCGCAATCTGTATGGAGAGGATCCACTCGCTTGCGCTGATCTCGGCTGTTTAATCCATGATCGCCATTTTCAATATCTCGAAGGGCTGATCACAACAGCACGAGACGAGGGGCGAATCCTGTTTGGGGGCGAATGCGACCGACAACGCCGCAAGATCGCACCCACCCTGATTGAGGTTCACAGCGATCAGGATCCCTTAATGACAGCGGAAATCTTCGGCCCGTTATTGCCGATATTGACGGTGGAGTCCTTGGATGGCGCCATCACACGCATCCAACAGCAAGACAAACCCTTAGCGATCTATCTCTTTGGCGGTGATCACAACGACCAAAACGAGGTTCTGCAGCGCACCAGTTCAGGTGGGGTTTGCTTCAACGACTTGCTGTTGCAAAAAGGTGTTCCGGAATTGCCATTCGGTGGAGTGGGACCCAGTGGGATGGGCAGCTATCAAGCAGAAGCCGGCTTTCGAACCTTCTCTCACGAACGTTCGGTGCTGAGCCGGCCCTGGTTTCTTGACCTTCGTCTCCGCTACCCGCCTTACACCTTGAATCCTGCGTTATTTCGCCGTTTTGTGAGCTAA
- a CDS encoding alpha-amylase family protein yields the protein MTQQQPWWNGAVIYQLIVRSYADGNGDGIGDLQGLANRLPYLRWLGVEAIWLTPIYPSPLQDGGYDITDFKSIHPELGDLAAFHRVLIAAHSHGIKVIMDLVLNHTSTLHPWFQRARWAPEGSPERDVYVWSDDPKRYADAPVLFRHFESSNWEWDEVAQQYYLHRFLRHQPDLNYDSPVVQEEMLDVVDFWIERGVDGFRLDAVPFLCEAEGSRCEGLPETHEFLKRLRARVDRHGKDVLLLAEAIQPVEEAAPYLADDELHGAFNFALTAHLFASIASGTVEALRECLQAAQNAVGGCRWALPLRNHDELWLGDGHLVPEEVIQTIRAGLHQGQGHWLNWGINRRLAPLLNGDPGSNRVMHALLYSLPGLPCLYYGDELGMGDWPGLRDRDPNRTPMAWTPGRNGGFSTAPDPLLVLPPITAPGYDYRVVNVEVQKQLPGSLLNWHRRMLTCRKLLPALRNGDFELLDCAHPGVIVYVRANATMTVLVAANLSAAGASFRLDLSRWSGERTREVLWGCDYPPADAEWFVYLAAHGFSWWLIGEVEETDNSSEEVEAQQDKLSSGGV from the coding sequence ATGACTCAGCAGCAGCCGTGGTGGAACGGTGCCGTCATCTATCAGCTGATCGTGCGCAGCTATGCCGATGGCAATGGTGATGGGATCGGCGACCTGCAGGGTCTGGCTAATCGCCTGCCCTATCTCCGTTGGTTGGGTGTGGAAGCGATCTGGCTCACCCCGATTTATCCATCTCCCCTGCAGGACGGTGGATACGACATCACCGACTTCAAATCCATCCATCCAGAACTGGGGGATCTAGCGGCCTTTCATCGGGTCTTGATCGCTGCCCATTCCCACGGCATCAAGGTGATCATGGACCTAGTGCTGAATCACACCAGCACTCTCCATCCTTGGTTCCAGCGTGCCCGTTGGGCCCCAGAAGGGAGCCCTGAACGGGATGTATACGTGTGGAGTGATGACCCCAAGCGCTATGCCGATGCACCAGTGCTGTTTCGTCACTTCGAGTCTTCGAACTGGGAATGGGACGAGGTGGCGCAGCAGTACTACCTCCATCGCTTTTTGCGCCATCAACCCGACCTCAATTACGACAGCCCCGTCGTGCAGGAGGAGATGCTCGATGTGGTGGACTTTTGGATTGAACGAGGCGTGGATGGCTTCCGTCTCGATGCGGTTCCATTTCTCTGTGAAGCCGAGGGATCTCGCTGTGAAGGGTTGCCTGAAACCCACGAATTCCTTAAGCGCTTGCGGGCTCGGGTGGATCGCCATGGTAAGGATGTCTTGCTTCTTGCTGAAGCGATTCAACCGGTGGAGGAGGCTGCGCCTTACCTCGCCGATGACGAACTGCATGGAGCGTTTAACTTCGCCCTAACGGCTCACCTGTTCGCCTCGATCGCTAGTGGCACGGTGGAGGCCTTGCGCGAGTGTTTGCAGGCGGCTCAGAACGCGGTTGGTGGTTGTCGCTGGGCCTTGCCGTTACGCAATCACGATGAACTTTGGCTGGGGGATGGCCATCTGGTTCCAGAAGAGGTGATTCAAACGATCCGAGCCGGATTGCACCAGGGACAGGGCCATTGGCTGAACTGGGGCATCAATCGGCGTCTTGCGCCTTTGCTCAATGGTGATCCCGGTTCCAATCGGGTGATGCATGCTCTGCTGTATAGCCTTCCAGGTCTCCCATGCCTCTACTACGGCGATGAGCTGGGGATGGGGGATTGGCCGGGCTTGCGCGACCGCGATCCGAACCGTACCCCGATGGCCTGGACGCCTGGACGGAATGGTGGATTTTCAACGGCTCCAGATCCACTGTTGGTGTTGCCGCCCATCACGGCTCCCGGCTACGACTATCGGGTTGTGAATGTTGAAGTTCAGAAGCAGCTCCCTGGATCGCTTCTGAATTGGCATCGGCGCATGCTCACCTGCCGCAAGCTGCTTCCAGCTCTGCGCAATGGCGATTTTGAGCTGTTGGATTGCGCCCATCCCGGCGTGATCGTGTACGTGCGCGCGAACGCCACGATGACGGTGCTGGTGGCGGCCAACCTCTCCGCCGCTGGGGCATCCTTTCGCCTGGATTTGAGCCGATGGTCTGGTGAACGCACCCGTGAGGTGCTGTGGGGATGTGACTACCCGCCTGCCGATGCTGAATGGTTTGTTTACCTCGCTGCGCACGGGTTCAGTTGGTGGTTGATTGGTGAGGTGGAGGAAACCGACAACAGCAGCGAGGAGGTTGAAGCTCAGCAGGACAAGTTGAGCTCCGGCGGCGTGTAA
- a CDS encoding glycerol-3-phosphate dehydrogenase/oxidase produces the protein MADQRFDLVVIGGGASGCSVAYEAVRRGLRVALLEGHDLGSGTSCRSTKLLHGGVRYLELAFKTADLAQLRLVREALFERGHWLDQAPFLAQRLELALPSDCRLGQAYYRIGLGLYDALSGRAGIGSSRLLSSKQLKQALPLLRPDVQRGVAYSDGQFDDARLNVLLALTAERAGAVLRTRTKVRELERNSQGQVCAAISENHKGEQERWEARAIVNATGIHADAIRRMAAPNCSMRMLTSRGVHLVLRDNLCPEGLGLLLPSTDDGRVLFMLPFFGRTLVGTTDTPCTQASAAAPSEDEQNYLLDYVKRWFPDLGQPDVGSCWAGGRPLLKPAGAEVNSSRVVREHEVERLNSGLISVMGGKWTTCRPMAIDTLKAVEEQFGSPLPDPAALPLIGTDQDPKRTPTLLQEQVSALERLLPETSLRDQQRAHLQASFGLEAAALVASWNESDREPLSDVIPVCRGEFRHAISAEHACTATDVLARRCRLAMVDQDEAERLLPQVQALLEEAGVDAPYTPPELNLSC, from the coding sequence ATGGCTGATCAACGTTTTGACCTCGTGGTCATCGGCGGCGGGGCCAGTGGATGCAGCGTGGCCTATGAAGCGGTCCGCCGCGGCCTGCGGGTTGCACTGCTCGAGGGCCATGACCTCGGCAGTGGCACCAGCTGCCGCAGCACCAAGCTCCTGCATGGAGGTGTTCGTTATCTCGAACTTGCCTTCAAAACAGCCGACCTCGCCCAATTGCGCTTGGTGCGGGAAGCCTTGTTCGAGAGAGGTCACTGGCTGGATCAAGCCCCATTTTTAGCCCAACGCCTTGAACTGGCGCTGCCCAGCGACTGTCGCCTCGGCCAGGCCTACTACCGCATCGGCCTTGGGCTTTATGACGCCTTATCCGGTCGGGCTGGGATCGGAAGCAGTCGTTTGCTCTCGTCCAAGCAACTCAAACAGGCCCTACCTCTGCTGCGTCCCGATGTTCAACGCGGAGTGGCCTATAGCGATGGCCAATTCGATGATGCTCGCCTGAATGTGCTGCTGGCTCTCACGGCTGAACGAGCCGGTGCTGTGCTGCGGACCCGCACCAAGGTTCGCGAGCTGGAACGCAACAGCCAAGGTCAGGTCTGTGCTGCCATCAGCGAAAACCACAAGGGAGAACAAGAGCGCTGGGAAGCCAGGGCCATTGTGAATGCCACAGGCATCCATGCAGATGCCATCCGCCGGATGGCCGCCCCCAACTGCTCCATGCGCATGCTCACCAGCAGAGGGGTGCATCTGGTGTTGCGAGACAACCTCTGCCCTGAGGGACTCGGCTTGCTGTTGCCATCCACCGATGACGGACGCGTTTTATTCATGTTGCCGTTCTTTGGTCGCACCCTGGTTGGCACCACAGACACGCCCTGCACCCAAGCGAGCGCAGCAGCTCCATCCGAAGACGAGCAAAACTATTTGCTCGATTACGTGAAGCGCTGGTTCCCCGATCTGGGCCAACCCGATGTAGGGAGCTGTTGGGCTGGCGGACGACCGCTGCTCAAGCCAGCCGGTGCCGAAGTGAACAGCAGCAGGGTCGTGCGGGAGCACGAGGTTGAAAGGCTCAACAGCGGCCTCATCAGCGTGATGGGGGGGAAATGGACCACCTGCAGACCGATGGCGATCGACACCCTCAAGGCGGTGGAAGAGCAATTCGGGAGCCCCCTTCCAGATCCCGCTGCGCTGCCGCTGATCGGCACAGATCAAGACCCCAAACGCACTCCCACACTGCTGCAGGAGCAAGTCAGCGCCCTGGAGCGTCTGCTGCCCGAGACCTCTCTTCGTGATCAGCAAAGGGCCCACCTGCAAGCCAGTTTCGGCTTGGAAGCAGCTGCACTCGTGGCCAGCTGGAATGAAAGTGATCGCGAGCCGTTGAGTGATGTGATCCCTGTGTGCCGCGGTGAATTTCGCCATGCCATCAGCGCTGAACACGCCTGCACGGCAACGGATGTCCTCGCCCGTCGCTGCCGTTTGGCCATGGTGGATCAAGACGAAGCCGAGCGCCTGCTCCCGCAGGTTCAAGCCCTTCTTGAAGAGGCGGGCGTGGACGCTCCTTACACGCCGCCGGAGCTCAACTTGTCCTGCTGA
- a CDS encoding FGGY family carbohydrate kinase, with amino-acid sequence MAMAEPPLLLALDQGTSSSRAALFDTDGRPVASASAPLEIHYPADGWVEQSPLAIWESQRLAMSRLEQAITPEQRKAVISCGITNQRETTTLWKRSDGSPCGPALVWQDGRTADLCAQWKASGLETSWRAQTGLMLDPYFSASKIRWLLDHESAASRAAAQGDLCFGTVDSWLLWQLSGGTVHATDMSNASRTLLMDLKQRQWIDDACAEIGLPKQALPDLRPCRGDFGVIQAGLPFSGVPIQALLGDQQAATLGQLCLQPGEGKCTYGTGAFLVVNTGATIRHSDAGLLSTLGWTDEHGTPTYCLEGSLFNAGTVVQWLRDGLGIIRSAEEVNPLAQEVENAAGVMLVPAFTGWGTPHWDPTARGLLIGLTRDTRRGHIARAALEGIALSVASLVELAEQAMEQSLGELAVDGGAAASDLLLQAQADSTGLNVRRPVHLESTARGVALFAGLQAGAIADLKDLVPNRSQDSRVFKPLQTLEQRQCWLQRWNDAVTRSLHWNG; translated from the coding sequence ATGGCTATGGCAGAACCGCCCCTCCTGCTCGCACTAGATCAAGGCACCAGCAGCTCACGCGCTGCTTTATTCGATACGGATGGCCGCCCAGTCGCTAGCGCTTCCGCCCCTCTTGAAATTCACTATCCCGCCGATGGCTGGGTGGAACAAAGTCCCTTGGCGATCTGGGAAAGCCAGCGCCTGGCGATGAGCCGCCTTGAGCAGGCGATCACTCCAGAGCAGCGCAAAGCCGTGATCAGCTGCGGAATTACCAATCAGCGCGAAACCACCACGCTCTGGAAACGGAGCGATGGCAGCCCCTGCGGCCCAGCCCTGGTTTGGCAGGACGGTCGCACCGCCGATCTCTGTGCGCAATGGAAGGCAAGCGGCCTTGAAACGAGCTGGAGAGCCCAAACCGGCCTGATGCTGGACCCCTATTTCAGCGCGAGCAAAATTCGCTGGCTTCTCGACCATGAGTCCGCCGCAAGCAGAGCCGCGGCCCAGGGTGATCTCTGCTTTGGAACGGTGGACAGCTGGCTCCTATGGCAGCTCAGTGGCGGAACAGTTCATGCCACAGACATGAGCAATGCCAGCCGCACCCTGCTGATGGATCTGAAACAGCGGCAATGGATCGATGATGCTTGCGCTGAAATTGGCTTACCCAAGCAGGCCCTCCCAGATCTCAGGCCCTGCCGTGGAGATTTCGGAGTGATTCAAGCAGGCTTGCCCTTCTCTGGCGTGCCCATTCAAGCCCTGCTTGGCGACCAACAGGCCGCCACCCTGGGGCAACTCTGCCTGCAACCAGGCGAAGGCAAATGCACCTATGGCACCGGGGCCTTTCTCGTCGTGAACACCGGTGCAACCATCCGCCATTCCGACGCTGGCCTACTCAGCACCCTGGGCTGGACCGATGAGCACGGGACACCCACCTATTGCTTAGAGGGAAGCCTATTCAATGCGGGCACGGTGGTGCAATGGCTGCGCGACGGCCTTGGCATCATTCGCAGTGCCGAGGAGGTCAATCCCCTGGCGCAAGAGGTGGAGAACGCCGCCGGGGTGATGCTTGTTCCAGCCTTCACCGGATGGGGCACACCCCACTGGGACCCCACTGCCCGTGGTCTCTTGATCGGGCTCACCCGCGACACCCGCCGAGGCCATATCGCCCGAGCCGCCCTGGAGGGAATCGCCCTCTCCGTTGCCAGTCTTGTGGAGTTGGCAGAGCAAGCCATGGAGCAAAGCCTCGGGGAGCTTGCTGTGGATGGAGGAGCAGCTGCTTCCGATCTGCTCTTGCAAGCCCAAGCCGACAGCACTGGTTTAAACGTGCGCCGCCCAGTTCACCTGGAAAGCACCGCTCGTGGGGTGGCCCTGTTCGCTGGCTTACAAGCCGGCGCGATTGCAGACCTCAAGGACTTGGTACCGAATCGAAGCCAAGACTCCAGGGTGTTTAAGCCCTTACAAACCCTGGAGCAGCGCCAATGCTGGCTCCAGCGTTGGAACGATGCTGTGACTAGGAGCCTGCACTGGAATGGCTGA
- a CDS encoding glycoside hydrolase family 13 protein produces MGSEACKGMAETPRIGQFPAWVAEAVVYQVFPDRFRRSGRVKAQQGLSLQPWGTEPLEHGFQGGDLYGVIEALDHLQGLGVTCLYLTPVFSSAANHRYHTYNYLEVDPLLGGNQALDALIAAVHQRGMRLILDGVFNHCGRGFWAFHHLLENGDRSPYRQWFHVHQWPLRPYPRRGQACGYSCWWNDPALPKFNHDHAPVKEHLLAVGKYWLERGIDGWRLDVPDEVPAQFWMDFRRMVKAVNPEAWIVGEIWGDARPWLQGEHFDGVMNYRLGWSSLCWVAGSRLRCRYHNPMYPLRPLETEALLEIWSETQGWYEPEVNRCQLNLLDSHDVPRALHSLKGDVAALSLALLMLMLQPGAPCLYYGTEVGLEGGSEPACREAMPWEEPWPHDLCTMIKALTKIRQQVEALSERGLFWQAHASDGLIGRAPGVVVVVNRSRRKALLLEAHDVPQVGWKTDGALIGTYQGGRHSLGPQSAILFKALG; encoded by the coding sequence ATGGGATCAGAGGCCTGCAAAGGAATGGCGGAGACCCCACGCATTGGCCAGTTCCCCGCTTGGGTTGCTGAGGCGGTGGTGTATCAAGTGTTTCCTGACCGTTTTCGCCGCAGCGGCCGGGTGAAAGCCCAGCAGGGTTTGTCGTTGCAGCCCTGGGGTACAGAGCCCTTAGAGCATGGGTTTCAGGGGGGAGATCTGTATGGCGTGATCGAGGCTCTCGACCACCTTCAAGGGTTGGGAGTGACCTGCTTGTATCTCACGCCGGTGTTTAGTTCGGCGGCCAACCATCGCTATCACACCTACAACTATCTCGAGGTGGATCCTCTCCTGGGAGGTAATCAGGCCCTTGATGCCCTGATTGCTGCGGTGCATCAACGAGGCATGCGCCTGATCTTGGATGGGGTGTTCAACCATTGCGGGCGAGGCTTTTGGGCGTTTCATCATTTGCTGGAAAACGGTGACCGCTCCCCCTATCGCCAGTGGTTCCATGTGCATCAGTGGCCGCTGCGGCCCTATCCGCGCAGGGGCCAGGCCTGTGGCTACAGCTGCTGGTGGAATGATCCAGCGCTACCGAAGTTCAACCACGACCATGCCCCCGTCAAGGAGCACCTATTAGCTGTTGGGAAGTACTGGCTTGAAAGGGGAATCGACGGTTGGCGTTTGGACGTTCCCGATGAGGTGCCAGCACAGTTTTGGATGGACTTTCGGCGCATGGTGAAGGCGGTGAACCCGGAGGCCTGGATCGTGGGTGAGATTTGGGGCGATGCCCGGCCCTGGCTGCAAGGGGAGCATTTCGATGGGGTGATGAATTACCGCTTGGGCTGGAGCAGCCTCTGCTGGGTGGCTGGCTCTCGCCTGCGGTGTCGTTATCACAATCCGATGTACCCGTTGCGCCCCCTCGAGACGGAGGCATTGCTTGAGATCTGGTCTGAGACGCAGGGATGGTACGAGCCGGAGGTGAATCGGTGCCAGCTCAATCTTTTGGATAGTCACGATGTGCCCCGGGCCTTGCACAGCCTGAAAGGAGATGTGGCTGCGCTGTCTCTGGCGTTGCTGATGTTGATGCTTCAGCCCGGGGCCCCTTGCCTGTACTACGGAACGGAAGTGGGCCTGGAGGGTGGTTCCGAACCGGCCTGTCGCGAGGCGATGCCGTGGGAAGAGCCTTGGCCCCATGATTTGTGCACGATGATCAAGGCGTTAACCAAGATTCGCCAACAGGTTGAGGCGTTGAGTGAGCGTGGGCTTTTCTGGCAGGCTCACGCCAGTGATGGCCTCATAGGCCGTGCGCCTGGGGTGGTAGTGGTTGTGAACCGCTCTCGACGGAAGGCTTTGCTCCTGGAGGCTCACGATGTTCCGCAAGTGGGCTGGAAGACTGATGGCGCGTTGATTGGCACCTACCAGGGTGGGCGCCATTCACTTGGTCCTCAATCAGCGATCCTGTTTAAAGCTCTTGGATGA
- the aroQ gene encoding type II 3-dehydroquinate dehydratase translates to MHLLLLNGPNLNLLGQREPGLYGRQTLDQIETALSERASADGLVLECFQSNFEGALVDRIHQAMGKVDGILINAGAYTHTSIAIRDALLGVAIPYVELHLSNTHAREPFRHRSFLADHAVGVICGFGPVSYDLALDGLVRHLRNAVSGAEG, encoded by the coding sequence ATGCACCTGTTGCTGCTCAACGGCCCCAACCTCAATCTGCTGGGCCAGAGGGAACCAGGCCTCTACGGTCGCCAAACCCTGGATCAGATCGAGACGGCACTCAGTGAACGGGCCAGCGCTGATGGCTTAGTGCTGGAGTGCTTCCAGAGCAATTTTGAAGGTGCCCTGGTGGACAGGATTCATCAGGCGATGGGGAAGGTGGATGGCATCCTCATCAATGCAGGGGCTTACACCCATACCTCGATTGCAATCCGTGATGCCCTGCTGGGGGTCGCCATCCCCTATGTGGAGCTGCACTTGAGCAACACCCATGCCCGTGAACCATTTCGGCATCGTTCATTTCTGGCCGACCATGCCGTTGGCGTGATTTGTGGTTTTGGCCCCGTCAGTTACGACTTGGCCTTGGATGGTTTGGTCCGCCACCTGCGAAACGCTGTGAGCGGAGCGGAGGGGTGA